Proteins from a genomic interval of Bradysia coprophila strain Holo2 chromosome X, BU_Bcop_v1, whole genome shotgun sequence:
- the LOC119080397 gene encoding thiopurine S-methyltransferase-like → MTSNDILNGTALNELVAESKKFWSSCYTKSNLFWQVNEANPVLVKNLHHLTGNESVGENFFVPLSGKSVDPLFLVQKGHSVFAVEFEQQAIEAFAKDNHVTLHFDPEESLYYTADRQLKIYCGDLFECPIEKYGPFDCVWDRGAFIAIEYESRKAYIEVMQRSLLKKETDENGPRKYNKFCYLLEGINFNRSLFAGPPRAVSEEDMASLFGDWAEYVLLKESSPDCELLATKELAKHGEKAEQTLYLITPRV, encoded by the exons ATGACTTCAAACGATATTCTCAACGGCACTGCATTAAATGAATTGGTAGCTGAGAGTAAAAAATTTTGGTCGAGCTGTTACACTAAAAGTAACCTATTTTGGCAAGTCAATGAAGCGAATCCGgttttggtaaaaaatttgcATCACCTAACCGGCAACGAAAGTGTCGgggaaaattttttcgttccGCTATCGGGAAAGTCTGTTGACCCGCTATTTCTCGTTCAAAAAGGCCATTCCGTATTTGCAGTTGAGTTTGAACAACAGGCGATTGAAGCGTTCGCTAAAGATAATCATGTTACGTTGCATTTTGATCCGGAAGAATCTTTGTATTACACAGCAGATCGACAGTTGAAAATATATTGCGGAGATTTGTTTGAATGTCCTATTGAAAAATATGGTCCGTTCGATTGTGTCTGGGATCGAGGAGCATTTATTGCAATTGAATATGAAAGCAGAAAGGCATACATTGAAGTCATGCAACGCAGTCTTCTGAAGAAAGAGACCGATGAAAATGGACCCAGAAAAT ATAACAAATTCTGCTATCTGTTGGAAGGAATAAATTTCAACCGAAGCTTATTTGCTGGACCACCAAGAGCAGTAAGTGAAGAGGACATGGCAAGTTTATTCGGCGATTGGGCTGAATACGTTTTACTCAAAGAATCGTCTCCAGATTGTGAATTACTGGCTACAAAGGAATTGGCCAAACATGGTGAAAAAGCTGAACAGACTTTGTACCTTATAACACCTAGAGTGTAG